DNA sequence from the Acidimicrobiia bacterium genome:
GATGTCGTCTGGCAATGCGAGCGCCGGCTCCGCCATAGTTCGACGGAGACTAATCACCTGCTACGAGATGAGCTCGCTGACGTCGTCACCCGTCATCATCTTCCCGAGGAGGCCGGTGTCGAAGTAGTCGCGCCAGCGCGCGATCTTGCCGTCGCGAACCTCGAAGACGCCCATGACCGGGACCGGGAAGCTCGCGTCGCCGGAGCCGATGTGGTCGATCCGCTCGGTCAGCACCACGCCGCCCGCTGCAGCCGCGTTGCGCATCTCGAATTCATAGGTGGTGGCGAACATCGCCCATTGCCCGGCGAGACTTTCCATCGTCGCGTCGATGCCGACCGACGGGGCCATGCCGATGTTGTGGTACACGACGTCGTCGGCGAGCAGAGGCCGAACCAGGGCCTCGTCCCGCTTGGATACCGAAGCGCAGAACTCCCGCACGATCTCTTCCGGTGACATCGCAGCTCCTTCGTAGCAGTGGAAGATGGTTCACCTACACGTTGTAGGTGGTTAACATACAGCCTGTATGCCAAAGGGTCAACCGCGTGCCGAGCAGGCCGCAACCACGCGCCGGGCGATCCTCACCGCGGCCCGGCGCCTCTTCGTCGAACAGGGCTACTTCGGTACCAGCACCGAGGAGATCGTGGCTGAAGCAGGAGTGGGGACACGTGGTGCCCTCTACCACCACTTCGCCGACAAGCGCGCCCTCTTCCTGGCGGTCTTCGAAGAGGTGGAGCGCGACCTCTCGGCTGCGGGCGGTGGATCTCGGCCGGAAGGCGACGCGCTGGACATGTTGCGGCACGGCCTCCACTCGTTTCTCGATGCCGCCGCGGTGGATCCGGC
Encoded proteins:
- a CDS encoding limonene-1,2-epoxide hydrolase family protein; this encodes MSPEEIVREFCASVSKRDEALVRPLLADDVVYHNIGMAPSVGIDATMESLAGQWAMFATTYEFEMRNAAAAGGVVLTERIDHIGSGDASFPVPVMGVFEVRDGKIARWRDYFDTGLLGKMMTGDDVSELIS
- a CDS encoding TetR/AcrR family transcriptional regulator; this encodes MPKGQPRAEQAATTRRAILTAARRLFVEQGYFGTSTEEIVAEAGVGTRGALYHHFADKRALFLAVFEEVERDLSAAGGGSRPEGDALDMLRHGLHSFLDAAAVDPAVQRIVLIDGPAVLGWVTWRGLEEHYGLGLIRQALDMGVAEGVIVVQPTEPLAHMLLAVVDEAALYIANSPHKRRARIETSRALDLFLDGLRPVRGLASC